A window of the Motilibacter rhizosphaerae genome harbors these coding sequences:
- a CDS encoding serine acetyltransferase yields MYLLRLDLPEEQALSAFRGAVRALVICQGLQASLVYRLGHAVIVWEPETGGGRLLRRLARAAHFVCARTIESTTGIRINERADIGPGLHIAHHGTTIIGAVTMGANATITHSVTIGRSGRRGERATPVIGDRVWIGPGAVITGGLHIGDDVVIGANAVVTKSLPDAAVAYGAPARIASYRGSFDQVLYAGAEDDPGRVRAVARAAERTSSTAAQEHGARSEA; encoded by the coding sequence GTGTACCTGCTGCGACTGGATCTTCCGGAGGAGCAGGCCCTCTCCGCGTTCCGCGGCGCCGTGCGCGCGCTGGTCATCTGCCAAGGGCTGCAGGCCTCGCTCGTCTACCGCCTCGGGCACGCCGTCATCGTGTGGGAGCCGGAGACAGGAGGGGGGCGCCTCCTGCGCCGGCTCGCGCGCGCTGCCCACTTCGTCTGCGCACGGACGATCGAGTCCACGACGGGCATCCGGATCAACGAGCGCGCCGACATCGGCCCCGGACTCCACATCGCGCACCACGGCACCACGATCATCGGCGCGGTGACCATGGGAGCGAACGCGACGATCACCCACAGCGTGACCATCGGCAGGAGCGGGCGGCGCGGAGAGCGGGCGACCCCCGTCATCGGGGACCGCGTGTGGATCGGGCCGGGAGCCGTCATCACCGGGGGCCTGCACATCGGCGACGACGTGGTCATCGGCGCGAACGCCGTCGTGACGAAGTCGCTGCCGGACGCAGCCGTGGCCTACGGTGCTCCCGCGCGCATCGCGTCCTACCGCGGCAGCTTCGACCAGGTCCTGTACGCCGGGGCCGAGGACGATCCCGGCCGGGTGCGCGCCGTCGCGCGAGCTGCCGAGCGCACGAGCTCGACCGCGGCCCAGGAGCACGGCGCTCGGTCCGAGGCCTAG